One window from the genome of bacterium encodes:
- the gatC gene encoding Asp-tRNA(Asn)/Glu-tRNA(Gln) amidotransferase subunit GatC, which produces MQLTKKDIESVAYLSRLELSEEEKDKLTGHINRLLENFQTLQEINTDDVEPTSHVIPVSNVFRKDEVRPSLSAQDVVSNGPQVAENCFVVPRVVET; this is translated from the coding sequence TTGCAGCTCACAAAAAAAGACATAGAGAGCGTCGCTTATCTCTCCCGGCTGGAGCTTTCGGAAGAAGAAAAGGACAAGCTCACAGGACATATAAACCGCCTGCTGGAAAATTTCCAGACACTGCAGGAAATCAACACCGACGATGTCGAACCGACCTCACACGTCATCCCCGTCTCAAATGTTTTCCGCAAGGATGAGGTCAGACCATCGCTTTCCGCTCAGGATGTCGTATCGAACGGTCCTCAGGTGGCGGAAAACTGCTTCGTGGTGCCGAGGGTGGTGGAGACATAA
- a CDS encoding NAD(P)-dependent oxidoreductase has product MKVFVTGGSGFLGINLIRYLLRNNCEVVSYDIAPFDYPEADQITWILDDIRKSDMVELTMKSCTHVVHCAAALPLYSKEDIYSTDIDGTRNVLEAASKLGVERVVQISSTAVYGVPDHHPIYENDQLIGVGDYGQAKIEAEAVCGEYRSREMCVPIIRPKSFIGPERLGVFALLYDWAKDGRGFPLLGDGKNRYQLLDVEDLCDAIWASLTLPCEQVNDVFNIGAAEYETMKADFQAVLDCAGFGKQIKCFPAGPAVAILKLLEKLKLSPLYKWVYDTASTDSFVSIEKAQNTLGFSPKYSNKDALIRNYKWYLDNLNSFENTSGISHRVPWSQGILSIAKKFF; this is encoded by the coding sequence ATCCTATGATATTGCCCCGTTTGATTATCCCGAGGCGGATCAGATTACATGGATACTCGATGATATACGCAAGAGCGATATGGTCGAGCTGACGATGAAGAGCTGCACACATGTCGTTCACTGCGCAGCCGCTCTGCCTCTGTATAGCAAAGAGGATATATATTCCACCGACATAGACGGCACAAGAAATGTACTGGAAGCTGCATCGAAGCTGGGTGTTGAGCGGGTGGTTCAGATATCGTCCACGGCTGTCTACGGCGTCCCGGACCATCATCCCATCTACGAGAATGACCAGCTTATCGGTGTGGGAGACTATGGTCAGGCCAAGATAGAGGCCGAAGCTGTGTGTGGCGAATATCGCAGCAGGGAGATGTGCGTGCCGATAATCCGTCCCAAGTCGTTTATTGGTCCAGAGCGTCTTGGTGTGTTCGCGCTGCTATATGATTGGGCGAAGGACGGCAGGGGCTTTCCACTGCTGGGAGATGGCAAGAACAGATATCAGCTTTTGGATGTGGAGGACCTTTGCGATGCAATATGGGCGAGCTTGACTCTGCCTTGCGAACAGGTCAATGATGTATTCAACATCGGAGCGGCTGAGTATGAGACGATGAAAGCAGACTTCCAGGCAGTGCTCGACTGCGCCGGTTTCGGCAAGCAGATCAAGTGTTTCCCTGCAGGTCCGGCTGTGGCAATCCTTAAGCTGCTGGAAAAACTCAAGCTTTCGCCGTTATACAAATGGGTCTATGATACTGCCTCGACCGATTCTTTTGTCTCCATAGAGAAAGCGCAAAACACACTCGGGTTCTCGCCCAAGTATTCCAATAAAGATGCCCTCATCCGCAACTACAAGTGGTATCTGGACAACTTGAACAGTTTTGAAAATACCAGCGGCATATCTCACCGTGTGCCATGGAGCCAAGGCATTCTAAGCATCGCGAAGAAGTTTTTCTAG